A single window of Neisseria chenwenguii DNA harbors:
- a CDS encoding type II toxin-antitoxin system HicB family antitoxin: MNNIMNINGHKALIQYDPETELLRGEFIGLNGGADFYADNVADLHKEGAVSLQTYLDVCRERGIGPYKHYSGRFNVRISPQIHAAAAAAAAASNISLNEWVAQTLNRAVRG; encoded by the coding sequence AACATCATGAACATCAACGGGCATAAAGCCCTGATTCAATACGATCCCGAAACCGAGCTTTTGCGCGGGGAATTTATCGGCCTGAACGGCGGTGCGGATTTTTATGCCGATAATGTGGCCGACCTGCATAAAGAGGGGGCGGTCAGCCTGCAAACCTATTTGGACGTTTGCAGGGAACGCGGAATCGGGCCGTACAAACATTATTCGGGACGGTTTAATGTCCGAATCAGCCCGCAGATTCATGCCGCCGCCGCTGCGGCTGCCGCTGCGAGCAACATCAGTCTGAACGAATGGGTTGCGCAGACGCTGAATCGGGCTGTCCGCGGTTAA